A single genomic interval of Armigeres subalbatus isolate Guangzhou_Male unplaced genomic scaffold, GZ_Asu_2 Contig382, whole genome shotgun sequence harbors:
- the LOC134204079 gene encoding uncharacterized protein LOC134204079 → MPDLRELSKRERRLLSTLSGVEKFVTNYETPRDEAQIVVRLQMLESACKEFYEVREKIELLLETTSSKSDDDESAKVKQEEENNQALTSFEDRYCLAKASLLSVQSATISTTSKMDQLGDHSGVSYSKVKLPEIRLPSFDGKIKEWVTFRDSFRSLIHENKQLTDVDRFSYLKSALSGEAIQEIESVEFSAVNYSVAWEALESRYENKKLIVKAHLDSLFAVEGLKQESYQGLNNLVGVYEKNLQMLQKIGEQTSGWSTILAHMVSSRLDPATLRQWETHHNSKEVPTYNSLITYLRSYCSVLQSVAPTKSNYSDQRALKPSVCHTVVKSSHKCPFCNEAWHSAFVCSTFQRLMVPERNEAVFKAKLCRNCLSPGHFARNCERGVCRHCEQKHHTLLHSAPTRSSVSQSQTNPPIQNNRQPQSNSPNPNQPTQIESTSMHTNLQEQSTLDPVTNTATSQTHVALPITPTHNILLSTALVNVKDRYGNTMLARALLDSCSQHCLMTKEFSSRLRFHEVPSYLSVQGIGLSASTSTRLVSAVVSSRNDRISSFAQEMHFHVLPRLTVSLPTARCDPGEWKLPESSLWADPRFYEPGPVDIIIGAEFYMDLLVNEQRKATVGGPTLQNTELGWIVSGKVPDSTLSESQSLIVVCSTSDLQDQLAKFWELETCRSQSTLSVEESTCEEHFDRTTIRDETGRFIVTLPKKNMILGQLGHSETTAIKRLIGMERRFCGNPELKKMYTEFIQEYLELGHMKEAAEEAKDAVTRYYLPHHAVFKPESTTTKLRVVFDASCPTSTGISLNDALLVGPVLQDDLTSITLRFRTHRIAVNADIAKMYRMIGVQREDHPLQSIKWRNDISEPIRTFELSTVTYGTSSAPYLATKCLQRLADDGESTHPIASRVIRKDFYVDDMLSGVDTLALGQRMVRDIIELSESAGFLLRKWNSNSKELLEVVPKT, encoded by the coding sequence ATGCCAGATTTGCGGGAGTTGTCCAAACGCGAACGACGTTTGCTTTCAACATTGAGCGGTGTAGAGAAATtcgtcaccaattatgaaactCCCCGAGACGAAGCGCAAATCGTCGTTCGTTTGCAGATGTTGGAATCAGCATGCAAAGAATTCTACGAAGTGAGGGAGAAAATTGAGCTGCTTCTTGAAACGACGAGTAGTAAATCGGACGATGACGAATCCGCCAAGGTGAAGCAAGAAGAAGAGAACAATCAAGCGTTGACCAGTTTTGAGGATAGGTATTGCTTAGCAAAAGCTAGTCTGTTATCAGTACAATCTGCAACCATTTCTACCACGTCAAAAATGGATCAACTTGGCGATCATTCCGGCGTATCCTACTCAAAAGTGAAGCTGCCAGAGATTCGTCTTCCATCATTCGATGGGAAGATCAAGGAGTGGGTTACATTCCGCGACAGTTTTCGTAGCCTAATTCACGAGAACAAGCAGCTCACCGACGTGGATCGATTTAGCTACTTGAAGTCAGCTTTGTCGGGAGAAGCTATACAGGAAATAGAGTCTGTGGAGTTTTCTGCTGTTAATTATAGCGTAGCATGGGAAGCGCTGGAGTCCCGCTACGAAAACAAAAAGTTAATTGTGAAGGCACACTTGGATTCCCTCTTCGCGGTTGAAGGTTTGAAACAAGAAAGCTACCAAGGGCTGAACAATCTAGTTGGAGTATACGAAAAAAATctgcaaatgcttcaaaagatcGGCGAACAAACTAGTGGATGGAGTACGATTCTGGCCCACATGGTGTCTTCCCGGCTGGATCCTGCCACATTACGGCAGTGGGAAACGCACCACAACTCCAAAGAGGTACCTACCTACAACAGTCTTATCACCTACTTGCGCAGCTACTGTTCAGTCCTGCAATCCGTTGCTCCAACGAAATCTAACTATTCTGATCAACGTGCACTGAAGCCGTCTGTATGTCACACTGTTGTCAAATCATCGCACAAGTGCCCATTCTGCAACGAAGCGTGGCATTCTGCTTTTGTGTGTAGCACATTTCAACGTTTGATGGTTCCAGAACGTAATGAGGcggttttcaaagcaaaattgTGCCGAAATTGCCTGAGCCCTGGCCACTTTGCCAGGAACTGTGAAAGAGGTGTTTGCCGTCACTGTGAACAAAAGCACCACACCCTGCTACATAGCGCTCCTACCAGATCCTCCGTTTCACAATCGCAAACAAATCCTCCGATTCAAAACAATCGACAGCCACAATCCAATTCACCAAACCCGAACCAACCGACACAAATCGAAAGCACCTCTATGCACACCAATTTGCAAGAACAAAGCACTTTAGACCCAGTCACAAATACAGCCACAAGTCAGACACACGTTGCACTCCCAATCACACCCACACACAACATCCTACTTTCAACCGCCCTCGTCAATGTTAAAGATCGGTATGGTAATACCATGCTGGCACGAGCTCTGCTGGATTCATGTTCTCAGCACTGCTTGATGACGAAGGAATTTTCTAGCCGACTAAGATTCCACGAAGTTCCATCATATCTATCCGTTCAAGGTATCGGACTATCTGCAAGTACTTCTACCAGATTAGTCAGTGCGGTAGTTAGTTCAAGAAATGATCGCATTTCATCATTCGCACAAGAGATGCATTTTCATGTCCTTCCACGATTAACGGTTTCACTACCGACGGCAAGGTGCGATCCTGGGGAATGGAAGCTTCCAGAGTCATCACTCTGGGCTGATCCTCGGTTTTATGAGCCAGGTCCAGTAGATATCATTATCGGTGCGGAATTCTACATGGATCTCTTGGTGAACGAGCAACGCAAGGCAACTGTAGGGGGTCCCACGCTTCAAAACACTGAACTGGGATGGATCGTCTCCGGAAAGGTTCCGGATAGTACTCTCAGTGAATCACAATCGCTTATCGTCGTCTGTTCCACTTCCGACCTTCAAGATCAACTTGCCAAGTTCTGGGAGCTGGAAACATGTCGTAGCCAGAGTACACTCTCTGTTGAGGAGTCAACCTGTGAGGAGCATTTTGATCGGACAACGATCAGAGACGAGACGGGGAGATTCATCGTTACGCTGCCAAAGAAAAACATGATACTTGGCCAGTTGGGCCATTCAGAAACCACTGCGATTAAACGACTGATAGGCATGGAACGTCGTTTCTGCGGAAATCCAGAGCTAAAGAAGATGTATACCGAGTTTATCCAAGAATATCTTGAGCTTGGACATATGAAGGAAGCTGCGGAGGAAGCAAAAGACGCTGTCACAAGATATTACCTTCCGCATCATGCTGTTTTCAAACCAGAAAGCACAACCACGAAGCTACGTGTAGTCTTCGATGCTTCTTGTCCAACTTCAACAGGAATTTCATTGAATGATGCTCTTCTGGTGGGTCCTGTCTTGCAGGATGATCTGACTAGTATTACTCTTCGCTTTCGCACCCATCGTATTGCTGTGAATGCTGATATCGCCAAGATGTACAGAATGATCGGAGTTCAAAGAGAAGATCATCCATTGCAGAGTATTAAATGGCGAAACGATATTTCTGAACCAATTCGTACGTTTGAGCTGTCAACTGTTACTTACGGAACATCATCAGCTCCGTACTTAGCCACAAAATGCTTGCAACGCCTTGCAGATGATGGGGAATCCACACACCCAATAGCATCCAGAGTGATCAGGAAAGACTTTTATGTCGACGACATGCTTTCCGGCGTAGATACGTTAGCATTAGGTCAGAGGATGGTTCGTGATATCATTGAACTTTCTGAATCAGCAGGATTCTTGCTTCGAAAGTGGAACTCTAACAGTAAAGAACTTCTTGAAGTCGTACCGAAAACTTGA